The Deinococcus radiopugnans ATCC 19172 genome has a segment encoding these proteins:
- a CDS encoding ABC transporter ATP-binding protein, with protein sequence MTATQARPQTAVPNSQAAPVRLEGVTKRFGKTVAVQSANLDVEPGTLVTLLGPSGCGKTTILRMIAGLETITEGRLSIDHEDVTQLSAAQRDVTMVFQSYALFPHLSVLENVAYGLRVARRPDAAEAAEEALKLVGLGGYGGRAPSQLSGGQQQRVALARALVMKPKVLLFDEPLSNLDAKLRRQMRNEIRAIQQQLGITAVYVTHDQAEALAISDVVVVMSAGKIEQIGTPEDLYRRPANAFVADFIGEANLLQGTYDGQRLGFGNVFLPYTQPGAPTGDVRVLVRPESISFSESGLAGRITSGAYLGAMTEYTIETSAGDVLIAPPSEATILPNGSDIHLDFRSNGLYILPA encoded by the coding sequence ATGACCGCTACCCAAGCCCGCCCCCAGACTGCCGTTCCCAATTCCCAGGCCGCCCCGGTGCGGCTGGAGGGCGTCACCAAGCGCTTCGGCAAAACCGTGGCCGTCCAGAGCGCCAATCTGGACGTGGAACCCGGCACGCTGGTCACGTTGCTGGGGCCGTCGGGCTGCGGCAAGACCACCATCCTGCGGATGATCGCGGGGCTGGAAACCATCACCGAGGGCCGCCTCTCGATTGACCATGAGGACGTGACCCAGCTTTCGGCGGCGCAGCGCGACGTGACGATGGTGTTCCAGAGTTACGCGCTGTTCCCGCACCTGAGCGTGCTGGAAAACGTCGCCTACGGGCTGCGTGTGGCCCGCCGCCCCGACGCCGCCGAGGCCGCCGAGGAGGCCCTGAAACTGGTGGGGCTGGGCGGCTACGGGGGCCGCGCGCCGTCGCAACTGTCGGGCGGGCAGCAGCAGCGTGTGGCCCTGGCCCGCGCCCTGGTGATGAAACCCAAGGTGTTGCTGTTCGACGAGCCGCTGTCCAATCTGGACGCCAAGCTGCGCCGCCAGATGCGCAACGAGATCCGGGCCATCCAGCAGCAACTGGGGATCACGGCGGTGTACGTGACCCACGATCAGGCCGAGGCGCTGGCGATCTCGGACGTGGTGGTGGTCATGAGCGCGGGCAAGATCGAACAGATCGGCACCCCCGAAGACCTGTACCGCCGCCCCGCCAACGCCTTTGTCGCGGACTTTATCGGTGAGGCGAACCTGCTGCAAGGCACCTACGACGGGCAGCGACTCGGCTTCGGCAACGTCTTCTTGCCCTACACGCAGCCCGGCGCCCCCACCGGGGACGTGCGCGTGCTGGTGCGGCCCGAATCCATCTCGTTCAGCGAATCCGGGCTGGCCGGGCGCATCACCTCCGGCGCGTACCTGGGGGCCATGACCGAGTACACCATCGAAACCTCTGCCGGAGACGTGCTGATCGCCCCGCCCTCCGAGGCCACCATTCTGCCCAACGGCAGCGACATCCACCTGGATTTCCGCAGCAACGGCCTGTACATCCTGCCCGCCTGA